The proteins below are encoded in one region of Ricinus communis isolate WT05 ecotype wild-type chromosome 6, ASM1957865v1, whole genome shotgun sequence:
- the LOC125368606 gene encoding BURP domain-containing protein 3-like, whose amino-acid sequence MVLRFAYCIIFFHVLLLMSGHAKGIREVPNQEHSHQNIKDVVKDKSVQLYYKILGELFKRPATVGPPGPGLPGKGMEFDDFVFDYIEAPFIGLFTPDDIYVGKVLPIYFPVQDRSSYLPFTIQKEMVDSSITYPLSDLPKIFQPLSVLDDSLLKIQPDADKCEIQPDEAETKVCIRNMESISEFISRVFGSEGSFRIVETKQAEISTASLQEYTVVEDPREIQGPRKVFCHPMSDAFYCHCSIETKVLKVSLGTVNGDKMEAIGVCHMHTSGQNPDDILHHLLKIKPGTTTPVCHFLPAGHFVWVQSATLKKAS is encoded by the exons atgGTTCTTCGATTTGCttattgtattattttctttcatgttttgCTTTTGATG AGTGGCCATGCAAAAGGAATCCGAGAAGTACCTAACCAAGAGCATTCCCACCAAAATATAAAGGATGTTGTCAAGGATAAATCAGTTCAACTGTATTACAAAATCCTGGGCGAGCTTTTCAAAAGGCCTGCAACTGTTGGTCCTCCAGGGCCTGGATTACCAGGAAAAGGAATGGAATTTGATGACTTTGTGTTTGATTACATTGAAGCTCCATTTATAGGCTTGTTCACTCCTGATGATATATATGTTGGCAAGGTTTTGCCTATCTATTTTCCTGTTCAAGACCGTTCTTCTTACCTTCCTTTCACCATTCAAAAGGAAATGGTTGATTCTTCCATTACTTATCCATTGTCTGACCTGCCAAAGATTTTCCAGCCCTTATCTGTACTCGATGATTCTCTACTCAAAATCCAACCTGATGCTGATAAATGTGAAATTCAACCTGATGAAGCTGAAACCAAAGTCTGTATTAGAAATATGGAATCAATCAGTGAATTTATCAGTCGTGTTTTTGGATCAGAAGGGAGTTTCAGAATTGTGGAAACTAAACAAGCTGAAATATCTACTGCCTCGTTACAAGAATATACTGTTGTGGAAGATCCACGAGAGATTCAAGGTCCAAGAAAGGTATTCTGTCATCCTATGTCTGATGCTTTCTACTGCCATTGTTCTATCGAAACCAAGGTTCTGAAGGTCTCATTAGGTACTGTAAACGGAGATAAAATGGAAGCAATTGGTGTTTGCCATATGCACACTTCAGGACAAAATCCTGATGATATTCTTCATCACTTACTTAAAATCAAGCCTGGAACAACAACCCCTGTATGCCATTTCTTGCCAGCTGGTCATTTTGTCTGGGTTCAATCAGCTACTTTAAAGAAGGCTTCTTAG
- the LOC125370455 gene encoding uncharacterized protein LOC125370455, whose amino-acid sequence MRSNKANKQSKFIFQIIFAPIKILSKARDFYMKSMQDCAGKIGYGAVTFGGPAVSESVYLPKSFSVSYTQSGSCNNEELRQLLRRRRSVIQSSNMHIAQREVRVTTMVSCDEGRSYSVGLGRIGRIDEDRPCSFKEGDDKDADLYLRSRSHALRRNIVYQ is encoded by the coding sequence ATGAGGAGCAATAAAGCAAATAAGCAAAGCAAATTCATCTTCCAAATCATTTTCGCACCCATTAAGATTCTTAGCAAAGCAAGAGACTTCTACATGAAGAGCATGCAAGACTGCGCCGGTAAGATTGGCTATGGCGCCGTGACATTTGGTGGTCCGGCAGTGTCTGAAAGTGTGTACTTGCCTAAGAGTTTCAGTGTCAGTTATACACAATCAGGCTCATGCAACAATGAGGAATTGAGACAACTTTTGAGGAGGAGAAGAAGTGTAATTCAATCATCAAATATGCATATTGCACAAAGAGAGGTAAGGGTAACTACAATGGTTTCTTGTGATGAGGGGAGAAGTTACAGCGTTGGGCTGGGGAGGATTGGAAGAATTGATGAAGACAGGCcttgttcatttaaagaaggGGATGATAAGGATGCAGATTTGTATCTTAGAAGTAGAAGTCATGCCCTTAGGAGGAATATTGTCTACCAATAG
- the LOC8273844 gene encoding uncharacterized protein LOC8273844, translated as MASTSTMFLHLLFLLLLSQTAFSGEIVTSLPGFSGDLPFTLETGYTTVGDIEFFSYFVHSESNPAADPLLLYLNGGPGCSGLNGFFYQIGPLRFDLNNYTGGLPTLLSEPTAWSKTVNILFLDAPVGTGFTYATTTEAWNSTDTLTAVQIYDFLRNWLTDNPDFQTNPVYLGSDSYAGLIVPMLSMNIINGNTAGLEPFVNLKGFSIGCPHTDTIVETNAKIPFAHRLALISDYMYESAKTSCNGTYANVDATNTECVEALDDITQCIELISRQNVLEPNCAFLSPKEKEKAVRRSLRAMRRIKPLPNLGDLYCHNFQYLLSDIWTNYKSVQEALHVRLGMIPEFYRCNISITYTVDMNTVMPYHQNLTETGLQVLVFSGDHDMVMPHNGIELWIKSMDLTIDTDWRPWFTDGQVAGYTRRYTNTGYSLTYATVKGAGHSPQEYKRKECFDMFHRWIRHYPIKMLKSSSGTGHLNLACFLLFLGLVFWANVAFSGTIVKYLPGYDGELPFTLETGYISVGPAEMFYYFIESEGNPKEDPLLLWYSGGPGCSAFNGLIYEIGPLEFNISDYEGGLPSLAYYPYSWTKSASILFLDAPVGTGFSYSITEDGWSMSDTSTGYQVYQFLKKWLAEHPQYIKLQLFVGADSYSGISATLAIQHILDGNGYGAEPHLNLKGYILGCPRIDGQIQENSKVIFAHRLALISDELYRAAKNACDSDYYGVTSADSGCYATLALIKKCYKDINKNDILEPKCTYASPNPIEESARRSLRGTTAADLIMPPSRTAEKWCHNFNYSLAYVWANDANVQAALNVTAKTVRDWKRCNKSLDYDYDITSVIDYHKNFSTKGLQALVYNGDHDFTIPNVGTQQWIKELDLTIVNDWRPWLVDGQVAGYTIKYSENGYRLTYATVKGAGHSPQEYKRRECYDMFDRFIHYWPL; from the exons ATGGCTTCCACTTCTACAATGTTCTTACATCTGTTGTTTCTGCTTCTTCTCTCGCAAACTGCTTTCTCTGGCGAAATTGTAACCTCTTTACCAGGCTTCTCTGGCGATTTGCCATTCACACTTGAGACTGG GTATACTACTGTGGGCGACATTGagttcttttcttactttgtTCATTCAGAAAGTAACCCTGCTGCTGATCCTCTTCTTCTCTACCTTAATGGAGGTCCTGGTTGCTCTGGCTTGAATGGGTTCTTTTACCAAATTG GACCACTAAGATTTGATCTGAATAACTACACTGGTGGACTACCAACTTTGCTATCTGAACCAACTGCTTGGTCCAAG ACTGTCAACATTCTGTTCTTGGATGCACCTGTTGGAACCGGTTTTACGTATGCAACTACGACAGAAGCTTGGAATTCAACAGACACACTGACTGCAGTGCAAATATACGATTTTCTAAGAAAT TGGCTGACTGATAATCCAGACTTCCAAACAAATCCAGTCTATCTTGGTAGTGATTCATATGCAGGACTCATTGTTCCTATGCTTTctatgaatataattaatg GCAATACAGCAGGACTTGAGCCATTTGTGAATCTCAAA GGTTTTTCAATCGGTTGCCCTCATACTGATACCATCGTGGAAACGAATGCAAAAATACCATTTGCTCATAGATTGGCACTTATATCAGATTACATGTATGAG TCGGCTAAAACTAGCTGCAATGGGACATATGCTAATGTTGATGCAACAAACACAGAATGTGTAGAAGCTCTTGATGATATAACTCAG TGCATCGAGTTAATCAGCCGCCAAAATGTTTTGGAGCCAAATTGTGCTTTCTTGTCACctaaagaaaaggagaaagcaGTTCGAAGATCACTAAGGGCAATGAGAAGGATCAAACCATTGCCCAACTTGGGGGATCTTTATTGCCAT AACTTCCAATATCTGCTTTCTGATATATGGACAAATTATAAAAGTGTACAAGAGGCTCTTCATGTCCGACTG GGAATGATCCCAGAATTTTACAGGTGCAATATTAGCATAACTTACACAGTGGATATGAACACAGTGATGCCTTATCATCAGAATCTCACTGAAACAGGCTTGCAAGTTCTGGTTTTCAG TGGTGATCATGATATGGTCATGCCTCACAATGGTATTGAACTGTGGATAAAGTCTATGGATTTGACAATTGATACTGATTGGCGACCATGGTTTACTGATGGTCAAGTTGCAgg GTACACAAGGAGATATACAAATACTGGATACAGTTTGACATATGCAACTGTTAAG GGAGCTGGTCACTCACCTCAGGAGTACAAACGCAAGGAATGCTTTGACATGTTTCATAGATGGATTCGACATTATCCTATC AAGATGTTAAAGTCAAGTTCCGGCACCGGTCACCTGAATCTTGCTTGTTTTTTGTTGTTTCTTGGACTAGTTTTCTGGGCAAATGTTGCTTTCTCTGGCACCATTGTTAAGTATTTACCAGGATATGATGGTGAACTTCCTTTTACACTTGAAACTGG gTACATATCTGTAGGGCCAGCAGAgatgttttattatttcatagaATCAGAAGGAAACCCCAAAGAGGATCCTCTTTTGCTTTGGTACAGTGGTGGTCCTGGTTGCTCTGCTTTCAATGGTCTAATTTATGAAATAG GACCACTAGAGTTCAATATCTCAGATTACGAAGGGGGATTACCATCATTGGCTTATTACCCATATTCATGGACAAAG TCTGCAAGCATATTATTCCTTGATGCCCCAGTGGGTACTGGCTTTTCCTATTCAATAACTGAAGATGGGTGGTCCATGTCTGACACATCAACAGGATATCAAGTTTATCAGTTCCTCAAGAAG TGGTTGGCTGAACACCCACAATACATCAAGCTTCAATTGTTTGTTGGGGCTGATTCTTATTCAGGCATATCTGCTACTTTAGCTATTCAACATATTTTAGATG GAAATGGCTATGGAGCAGAACCACACTTGAACCTTAAG GGTTACATTCTTGGGTGCCCAAGAATTGATGGACAAATTCAAGAGAATTCGAAGGTTATTTTTGCTCACAGACTGGCACTTATATCTGATGAACTTTACAGG GCAGCTAAAAATGCTTGTGATTCAGATTACTATGGTGTAACCTCAGCTGATTCAGGTTGCTATGCAACTCttgcattaataaaaaag TGCTATAAAGATATAAACAAGAATGATATTCTAGAACCAAAATGCACCTATGCATCTCCTAATCCAATCGAAGAATCGGCTCGCAGATCACTCAGGGGAACTACAGCAGCAGATTTAATCATGCCACCTAGTAGAACTGCTGAGAAATGGTGTCAT AACTTTAATTATTCTCTAGCCTATGTGTGGGCAAATGATGCAAATGTGCAAGCTGCTCTTAATGTCACTGCA AAAACAGTGCGAGATTGGAAGAGATGCAACAAATCCTTAGATTATGATTATGACATTACCAGTGTTATtgattatcataaaaatttcaGTACCAAGGGATTACAGGCTCTCGTGTATAA TGGTGATCATGATTTCACAATTCCGAATGTGGGCACTCAGCAATGGATAAAGGAACTAGACTTGACTATTGTTAATGATTGGCGACCATGGCTTGTGGATGGTCAAGTTGCAGG GTACACAATCAAGTACTCAGAGAATGGGTATCGCTTAACATATGCCACTGTGAAG GGAGCAGGGCACTCACCCCAAGAGTACAAGCGCAGAGAATGTTATGACATGTTTGATAGGTTTATTCATTATTGGCCTCTCTAG